The proteins below come from a single Salvelinus alpinus chromosome 18, SLU_Salpinus.1, whole genome shotgun sequence genomic window:
- the LOC139543629 gene encoding probable G-protein coupled receptor 21, with amino-acid sequence MNFSLDLLDLELLNQSGSPFCLLDMGYSQIFNTCLLEVAIILLLTVLIISGNLVVIFVFHCAPLLHHHTTSAFIQTMAYADLLVGVSCLIPSLSLLHHLKGLDEELTCKVFGYMVSVLKSVSMASLACVSVDRYMAITRPLSYATLVTPCRIRVCILLIWLYSALVFLPSFFGWGKPGYHGDVVEWCAMEWGTKPLFTSFIVALLYVPAAMTVCFTYANIFRICRQHTKEISERRARFSTQESSLGQDGQPQHAPACTDKRYAMVLFRITSVFYLLWLPYILYFLLESAGIYRHPVASFLTTWLAISNSFCNCLIYSLTNSAFRKGLKRLCSFCVQRVDSKNPFGPGPGHGQGPVCTRSTCHV; translated from the coding sequence ATGAACTTTTCCTTGGACCTGCTGGACCTTGAGCTCCTGAACCAGAGCGGCTCTCCTTTCTGCCTTCTAGACATGGGCTACTCCCAGATCTTCAACACCTGTCTTTTAGAGGTGGCCATCATCTTGCTCCTCACAGTTCTCATCATCTCTGGCAACCTGGTGGTGATCTTTGTCTTCCACTGTGCTCCACTgctccaccaccacaccaccagcgCCTTCATCCAGACCATGGCCTACGCAGACTTGTTAGTTGGGGTCAGCTGCCTcatcccttccctctccctcctccaccacctgaaAGGGCTGGATGAAGAGCTCACCTGTAAGGTGTTTGGTTACATGGTTTCCGTGTTGAAGAGCGTTTCCATGGCGTCACTGGCGTGCGTTAGCGTGGACCGCTACATGGCGATAACGCGGCCGCTGTCGTATGCTACACTGGTGACACCGTGCCGGATCCGCGTGTGCATCCTCCTCATCTGGCTCTACTCCGCCCTCGTCTTCCTGCCCTCCTTCTTCGGCTGGGGGAAGCCTGGCTACCACGGCGACGTGGTGGAGTGGTGCGCCATGGAGTGGGGGACAAAGCCGCTCTTCACGTCGTTCATCGTGGCGCTGCTCTACGTGCCGGCCGCCATGACGGTCTGCTTCACCTACGCCAACATCTTCCGTATCTGCCGGCAACACACGAAGGAGATCAGCGAGCGCCGCGCCCGCTTCAGCACGCAGGAGAGCTCTCTGGGACAGGACGGCCAGCCGCAGCACGCGCCGGCGTGCACGGACAAACGCTACGCCATGGTGCTGTTTCGCATCACCAGCGTTTTCTATCTCCTCTGGCTTCCCTacatcctgtacttcctgttggAGAGCGCTGGAATCTACCGTCACCCCGTCGCCTCGTTCCTCACCACCTGGCTGGCTATCAGCAACAGCTTCTGTAACTGTCTGATCTATAGTCTAACCAACAGTGCCTTCCGGAAGGGTTTAAAACGGCTATGTTCATTCTGCGTGCAGCGTGTGGACAGTAAGAATCCTTTTGGCCCTGGGCCGGGGCACGGACAGGGGCCAGTCTGCACACGCTCCACATGCCATGTGTAG